The Desulfovibrio sp. genome has a window encoding:
- a CDS encoding SH3 domain-containing protein, translating into MHARLTTLSAKILLLALVLFAGACARQPATEFGTTFEPKPKWSTKKPLDDLRELPQDTMAYLDKSKAEVPMLTPEAAKMRSEIYIERLFGPWRGGNPAYARKVASKMLASYTKKPGYDENGMAHLRPWTDRINWNANMRGFSSARRPAIAVSNTNLRAMPTMDPRYGTPGRPGQGYPFDMLQMSALWVGTPVLVDHISRDGAWALVETAIAPGWVRTEDLAYVDEPFMSQYLSKAFAGFIAEEVPLLPGVRKEVRAGVGAVLPVEDTDGVRLRVLVPAPGPGGRAETRPVWVTQGQAALMPMPATPANIARAANQMMGQAYGWGGLDGKRDCSAATRDVLAPFGLWLPRNSSYQAKAGSYISLEGMSGEDKEQAILKYGVPYSTLLWMPGHILLYIGQYKGHPVAFHNMWGMRTLEPNGTDGRKVVGKAVVTTLRLGEIYPEVGPGRIMLNRIKGLTLVAPADGKDMPEPEAEAPDDSQ; encoded by the coding sequence ATGCACGCACGCCTGACTACACTTTCCGCGAAGATTCTCCTGCTGGCCCTAGTTCTTTTTGCCGGGGCCTGCGCCAGACAGCCAGCAACGGAATTCGGCACCACTTTCGAGCCGAAGCCAAAGTGGTCCACCAAGAAGCCTCTGGACGATCTGCGTGAGCTTCCCCAGGACACGATGGCCTACCTTGATAAGAGCAAGGCCGAAGTGCCCATGCTGACCCCGGAAGCGGCCAAGATGCGCTCGGAGATCTATATCGAGCGTCTCTTCGGGCCTTGGCGGGGCGGCAATCCCGCCTACGCGCGAAAGGTGGCCAGCAAAATGCTCGCCTCCTACACCAAAAAGCCCGGCTACGATGAAAACGGCATGGCCCATTTGCGGCCCTGGACCGACCGCATCAACTGGAATGCCAACATGCGCGGCTTCTCCTCGGCGCGCAGGCCGGCAATCGCCGTGAGCAACACCAACCTGCGGGCCATGCCCACCATGGACCCGCGTTATGGAACTCCGGGGCGTCCGGGACAGGGCTATCCCTTCGACATGCTCCAGATGTCCGCCCTGTGGGTGGGCACGCCCGTGCTCGTGGACCACATAAGCCGCGACGGGGCGTGGGCCCTGGTGGAAACGGCCATCGCCCCGGGCTGGGTCCGCACGGAAGATTTGGCCTACGTGGACGAGCCGTTCATGTCCCAGTACCTTTCCAAGGCCTTTGCCGGATTCATCGCCGAGGAAGTTCCTCTGCTGCCGGGAGTGCGCAAGGAGGTGCGGGCCGGAGTGGGCGCGGTGCTGCCGGTTGAGGATACAGATGGCGTGCGGCTTAGGGTATTGGTTCCCGCTCCCGGACCGGGAGGGCGCGCGGAAACCCGGCCGGTCTGGGTCACCCAGGGTCAGGCAGCTCTCATGCCCATGCCCGCCACCCCGGCCAACATCGCGCGGGCGGCCAACCAGATGATGGGCCAAGCGTATGGATGGGGCGGCCTCGACGGCAAGCGGGACTGCTCCGCGGCCACCAGGGACGTGCTGGCTCCTTTCGGCCTGTGGCTGCCGAGGAATTCCTCTTACCAGGCGAAGGCCGGTTCCTACATCTCTTTGGAGGGAATGTCCGGAGAGGACAAGGAACAGGCCATACTCAAATACGGTGTCCCGTACTCAACGCTTCTCTGGATGCCGGGGCACATCCTTTTGTATATCGGCCAGTACAAAGGGCACCCGGTGGCTTTCCACAACATGTGGGGCATGCGCACTCTGGAGCCGAACGGCACCGACGGCCGCAAGGTTGTCGGAAAGGCCGTGGTCACCACGCTCAGGCTGGGAGAGATCTACCCCGAAGTGGGTCCGGGGCGGATCATGCTCAACCGGATAAAGGGGCTGACCTTGGTCGCCCCGGCTGACGGCAAGGACATGCCGGAGCCGGAGGCCGAAGCGCCTGATGATTCCCAGTAG
- a CDS encoding HD-GYP domain-containing protein → MLKEIPLSQLAVGMFVERYGDGSFQNPLHNLRDYIHSQAQIDVLREQGVAEVTVDLAKSKTKAAKSQTVGGAPEHAHQVPDASRKLYAHCLSHVTDVMEKVRQGFTVDFAQSYEAVDTIMGGVDDSPAHMTLLAKLHRYDDYTLRHSLNVSLLSIIFGRHLGLEREEQRRLAFAGLYHDVGKFKIPLEILNKPGRLSEREFEVMKHHSRLGYELLKAQEGVTEDILLGILHHHERYDGKGYPKQLKADEKDPFSRILTIVDIFDALTSDRSYKKASTPHESLKAMFAWRNESFHPGLLEQFVTCFGVYPPGSLVRLTDQTCGVVVESRTQSPSRPLVKVCFTKKLVPQLPVFVDLATLPKASEGGLDIEAYLAPREHGLELERFI, encoded by the coding sequence ATGCTCAAGGAAATCCCTCTCAGCCAGCTCGCCGTGGGCATGTTCGTGGAGCGCTACGGCGACGGATCTTTTCAAAACCCGCTCCATAACCTGCGGGACTACATTCATTCACAGGCCCAGATTGATGTGCTTCGCGAGCAGGGCGTGGCGGAAGTCACCGTCGATCTCGCCAAATCGAAAACCAAAGCCGCCAAAAGCCAAACTGTCGGGGGGGCTCCGGAACACGCACACCAAGTTCCCGATGCAAGCCGCAAGCTCTATGCCCATTGCTTGAGCCATGTGACGGACGTGATGGAAAAAGTCCGCCAGGGCTTCACCGTGGATTTTGCGCAATCCTACGAGGCCGTGGACACCATTATGGGAGGAGTGGACGACAGCCCGGCCCACATGACGCTTTTGGCCAAGCTGCACCGCTACGACGACTATACCCTGCGCCACAGCCTGAACGTTTCCTTGTTGAGCATCATTTTCGGCCGGCACCTGGGTCTTGAGCGCGAGGAACAGCGCAGGCTGGCCTTTGCGGGTCTCTACCACGACGTGGGCAAATTCAAGATCCCGCTGGAGATACTCAACAAGCCGGGCAGGCTCTCGGAAAGAGAGTTCGAGGTGATGAAACACCACAGCAGGCTGGGATACGAACTCTTGAAGGCCCAGGAAGGAGTCACGGAGGATATTCTCCTTGGGATTCTCCATCATCACGAGCGATATGACGGAAAAGGCTACCCCAAACAGCTCAAGGCCGATGAAAAAGACCCCTTTTCCCGCATACTGACCATCGTCGACATCTTCGACGCCCTCACCAGCGACCGCTCCTACAAGAAGGCTTCCACGCCCCATGAATCGCTCAAGGCCATGTTCGCCTGGCGCAACGAGAGCTTTCATCCCGGCCTTCTGGAACAGTTCGTCACATGCTTCGGGGTCTACCCTCCCGGCTCGCTTGTTCGCCTGACGGACCAGACCTGCGGCGTGGTGGTGGAGTCACGCACGCAGAGCCCTTCCAGGCCCTTGGTGAAGGTCTGCTTCACCAAGAAGCTCGTTCCGCAGCTCCCGGTTTTTGTGGATCTCGCCACTCTTCCCAAGGCCTCCGAGGGCGGCCTGGACATCGAAGCATACCTGGCTCCCCGCGAGCACGGGCTAGAACTCGAACGGTTCATCTAA
- a CDS encoding glycosyltransferase, translated as MKIDVHVHSKYSTRPSQWFLQKLGCPESFTEPKRLYEIAKQRGMSMVTITDHNTIAGSLEIAHLPGAFVSEEITSYFPEDGCKAHVLALNITEAHHTDIQKIRENIYHLVPYLREQKITHVLAHPLFGVNDKLTPWHFERMLLLFSNFELNGTRDAFQNNILKDILDHLSPKVIETLADRHGIEPFGKTPWIKSITGGSDDHSSVNIASMYTHVPGATDLKDFLAGVDHGASRPCGRPASPKTMAHNLYAIAYQFYKSKFGLDRYVDKDVFLTFMDRFLSGDPHRKSGMIFALQSLWSGMKRKTRKPGSDSLPELLRHEAENLIHEDKALYSLAKSGLSSNKPLEEDWFRFVTRASNKVLASFGDRLMNQLSGANVFDIFNGLGAAGALYTVLAPYFVAYTVFTKDRALCRDTRSKLRGESGDSQIRVGHFTDTFHDVNGVALTLKMHVNMAHKHGKELKVVTCSCANGEEMPGVRHFTPIGSCELPEYPGQTFHYPPFLEMLEYVYEQGFTHLHSATPGPIGLAALGISRILKLPIYGTYHTAFPQYAKVLTGDDAMEELMWKYMLWYYNQMDKVFVPSQATGDELAAKGIAPEKITLFTRGVDIERFTPAKRNGTLKRYGLESGVTLLYVGRISREKNLHLLADAYLSLRKQHANVNLVIAGDGPYTKEMKRSLAGRGAVFTGYIQGEELASLYASCDLFVFPSTTDTFGNVVLEAQASGLPVIVTAQGGPRENIEAGHTGLVLESVSPESLAQSMGELVRDEPRRLRMSRAARAAMEKRSFDLAFMKTWDLYQCAC; from the coding sequence ATGAAGATCGACGTTCACGTCCATTCAAAATACTCCACCCGGCCCTCCCAGTGGTTTCTCCAGAAGCTGGGCTGCCCGGAAAGCTTCACCGAACCCAAGCGCCTCTACGAAATCGCCAAGCAGCGCGGCATGTCCATGGTCACCATCACGGACCACAACACCATCGCAGGCTCGCTTGAGATTGCCCATTTGCCGGGCGCTTTTGTAAGCGAAGAGATCACCAGCTATTTTCCGGAAGACGGATGCAAAGCGCACGTGCTGGCCTTGAACATCACGGAGGCACACCACACCGACATCCAAAAAATACGGGAAAACATCTACCACCTGGTCCCCTACCTGCGGGAACAAAAAATCACCCACGTCCTGGCCCATCCGCTTTTCGGGGTGAACGACAAGCTCACGCCCTGGCATTTCGAAAGAATGCTGCTTCTATTTTCGAATTTCGAGCTCAACGGCACACGCGACGCTTTCCAGAACAACATCCTCAAAGACATCCTGGATCACTTGTCCCCCAAGGTCATCGAAACTCTGGCCGATCGCCACGGCATCGAGCCCTTTGGGAAAACTCCCTGGATAAAAAGCATCACCGGGGGGTCGGACGACCACAGCTCCGTCAACATTGCCAGCATGTACACCCACGTGCCCGGCGCAACGGACCTGAAGGACTTCCTTGCCGGTGTCGACCACGGTGCATCAAGGCCCTGCGGCCGCCCCGCATCACCTAAAACCATGGCCCACAACCTCTACGCCATCGCCTACCAGTTCTATAAATCCAAGTTCGGCCTGGACCGTTACGTGGACAAGGACGTGTTCCTCACCTTCATGGACCGCTTCCTCTCAGGCGATCCCCACCGCAAATCCGGCATGATCTTCGCCCTGCAATCCCTGTGGTCCGGGATGAAGCGCAAAACGCGCAAGCCCGGCTCGGATTCCCTGCCGGAACTGTTGCGCCACGAAGCGGAAAACCTGATCCATGAAGACAAGGCGCTCTATTCCCTGGCCAAAAGCGGCTTGTCTTCCAACAAGCCGCTCGAGGAGGATTGGTTCAGGTTCGTGACCAGGGCATCCAACAAGGTCCTCGCCAGTTTCGGAGACAGGCTGATGAACCAGCTCTCGGGCGCCAACGTGTTCGACATCTTCAACGGACTGGGTGCGGCGGGCGCCCTCTACACCGTCCTGGCCCCCTACTTCGTGGCCTACACCGTCTTCACCAAGGACCGGGCACTCTGCCGTGACACCCGCTCCAAACTGCGCGGTGAAAGCGGAGACAGCCAGATCAGGGTGGGCCACTTCACCGACACTTTCCACGACGTCAACGGAGTGGCCTTGACTCTGAAAATGCACGTGAACATGGCCCACAAGCACGGCAAGGAGCTCAAGGTGGTCACCTGTTCCTGCGCAAACGGCGAAGAGATGCCCGGTGTGCGCCATTTCACGCCCATAGGCAGCTGTGAACTGCCCGAATACCCGGGCCAGACCTTCCACTACCCGCCTTTTTTGGAAATGCTCGAGTACGTGTACGAACAGGGATTCACGCACCTGCACTCCGCCACCCCAGGTCCCATAGGGCTTGCCGCCCTGGGCATCTCGCGCATTCTGAAGCTTCCCATCTACGGAACCTACCACACCGCGTTCCCGCAATACGCCAAGGTGCTCACCGGCGACGACGCCATGGAAGAGCTGATGTGGAAGTACATGCTCTGGTACTACAACCAGATGGACAAGGTGTTCGTGCCTTCCCAGGCCACTGGCGACGAACTGGCCGCCAAGGGGATCGCGCCCGAGAAGATAACCCTGTTCACCCGGGGCGTGGACATCGAGCGGTTCACGCCTGCCAAAAGAAACGGAACCCTCAAGCGCTACGGTTTGGAATCCGGCGTAACCCTGCTCTATGTCGGCCGCATCTCCCGGGAGAAGAACCTCCACCTGCTTGCGGACGCGTATCTCTCGTTGCGTAAGCAACATGCCAACGTGAACTTGGTCATTGCCGGAGACGGGCCCTACACAAAGGAAATGAAACGTTCCCTTGCCGGGCGAGGGGCAGTGTTCACCGGCTATATTCAGGGCGAGGAACTGGCCAGCCTCTACGCTTCCTGCGATCTCTTCGTGTTTCCCAGCACAACGGACACCTTCGGAAACGTCGTGCTGGAGGCCCAGGCATCGGGGCTGCCCGTTATCGTCACCGCCCAGGGCGGCCCCAGGGAGAACATTGAAGCTGGCCACACCGGCCTGGTGTTGGAGAGCGTAAGCCCGGAGAGCCTTGCCCAGTCCATGGGAGAGCTGGTGCGTGACGAACCGCGGCGCCTGCGCATGAGCAGGGCCGCGCGTGCTGCCATGGAAAAGCGTTCATTCGATCTGGCCTTCATGAAAACCTGGGATTTGTATCAATGCGCCTGCTGA
- a CDS encoding outer membrane homotrimeric porin, translating to MKRLLVLALLVSVLSTAAFAYAATEVKMTGDVRIHANWFPKQNYTGWTGDGTQTADSFTIWERFRLRTDFMANEDLKFRLGIRVNDAAWGHGTMTVDNPAVSIDVYQAFLQFKWPGTDVEFTIGKQPFTVAHSSFFAGSSIILDTEVAAAVVNIPVVKDGFAIQGAFLRLLDSNKDFDTTTQQVPDEFDAYYLSLPITVEGFSATPWAMLAVAGRAADYAGTEVGGAGSYNSTLATNLFSAGQFALDPASSRNGQNVFWWAGGAFEVTALDPLKFFADVIYGEGNGADRAKNRRKGLFVDLAAEYTGFDALTPQVAFWWSTGEDDSLRNGSERLPQLVPAWGTSTSMLFDSDQAFVSNSMGVNAVGSWGFSASLNKVSFMKDLTHRLTAAYAHGTNSSRALRTANEILGVGGFYQMGRDLTVNEYVIGVNLDNTYAIYDNLALMANFGWSHGEFERSVWGRRFVNQANSGDAFLAVLGLQYKF from the coding sequence ATGAAACGTCTTCTGGTTCTGGCATTGCTTGTCAGTGTCCTCTCGACGGCAGCTTTTGCGTACGCCGCCACAGAGGTGAAAATGACCGGCGATGTCCGCATCCACGCAAACTGGTTTCCCAAGCAGAACTACACCGGCTGGACCGGCGACGGCACCCAGACCGCCGATTCGTTTACCATCTGGGAGCGTTTCCGTCTCCGCACCGACTTCATGGCCAATGAAGATCTCAAATTCCGCCTGGGCATCCGCGTCAATGACGCCGCCTGGGGCCACGGCACCATGACCGTGGACAACCCGGCCGTTTCCATCGATGTCTATCAGGCCTTCCTTCAATTCAAATGGCCGGGCACTGACGTCGAATTCACCATAGGCAAGCAGCCCTTCACCGTAGCGCACAGCTCCTTCTTCGCCGGCAGCTCCATCATCCTGGACACTGAAGTTGCCGCGGCGGTTGTCAACATTCCCGTGGTGAAGGACGGTTTCGCCATTCAGGGGGCCTTCTTGCGGCTGCTCGATTCCAACAAGGACTTCGACACGACCACCCAGCAGGTTCCGGACGAGTTCGACGCCTACTACCTGAGCCTGCCCATAACCGTGGAAGGTTTCAGCGCAACCCCCTGGGCCATGCTGGCCGTGGCCGGACGCGCCGCGGACTATGCGGGCACCGAGGTGGGCGGAGCAGGTTCCTACAACAGCACGCTGGCCACCAACCTCTTTTCGGCCGGACAGTTCGCTCTCGATCCCGCCAGCAGCCGCAACGGCCAGAACGTGTTCTGGTGGGCTGGCGGCGCTTTCGAAGTGACCGCTCTCGATCCGCTGAAGTTCTTCGCCGACGTCATCTACGGCGAAGGCAACGGTGCTGATCGCGCCAAGAATCGCCGCAAAGGCCTTTTCGTGGACCTGGCCGCCGAGTACACCGGCTTCGACGCCCTTACCCCGCAAGTGGCCTTCTGGTGGTCAACCGGTGAGGACGATTCACTGCGCAACGGTTCCGAGCGTCTGCCGCAGCTCGTGCCCGCCTGGGGAACCAGCACTTCCATGCTGTTTGACTCCGACCAGGCTTTTGTCTCCAACTCCATGGGAGTCAACGCCGTGGGCAGTTGGGGCTTCTCCGCCTCGCTCAACAAGGTCAGTTTCATGAAGGATCTGACCCATCGCCTCACCGCCGCCTACGCACACGGAACCAACTCCAGCCGCGCGCTGCGCACCGCCAACGAAATCCTGGGAGTCGGCGGGTTCTACCAGATGGGTCGCGACCTGACCGTCAACGAGTACGTGATCGGCGTGAACCTGGACAACACCTACGCCATCTATGACAATCTGGCCCTCATGGCCAATTTCGGGTGGTCGCACGGCGAATTCGAGCGTTCTGTATGGGGGCGCCGTTTCGTGAACCAGGCCAACAGCGGCGACGCCTTCCTGGCCGTTTTGGGCCTGCAGTACAAGTTCTAG
- a CDS encoding outer membrane homotrimeric porin — translation MKRILALVMLVSMAFGAVAASAATEIKMTGDARIYANYWSKYNYTGWNYNGSQTYDSLTIWERFRLRTDFIANENLKFRLGIRVNDTTWGGGTFTVDNPAVSIQVYQAYMQFKWPNTQVEFHIGLQNFDLPLSAEWLGSNPVFGGTRAAAAIVSIPVVEQLKIVAGFARFLDSNKDFDPTTTQVPDEFDGYFITLPITLDGFSATPWGMIAVAGRNANYGGTWVGNGGPNTNETLATNLFSAGTYAAPTGFKNGQNVFWWVGSSFAVTALDPFKFYADIVYGEGNGSDRGKNKRAGLFFDVAAEYTGFDKVTPQLTFWYSTGEDSSTRNGSERLPGVVNYWGPSNSFLFNTNQELNFGQMPTNSIGSWGFVFALDKISFIQDLSHRLTFTYARGTNSPRALRTANLLTGTGTYVMMGRDLTTNEYAMGINFDHQYNIYENLALILETGWAHGDFERSVWGRRMVNASQNGDAWKFALGLKYRF, via the coding sequence ATGAAACGCATTCTTGCATTGGTCATGCTTGTCAGCATGGCCTTCGGCGCGGTTGCCGCTTCGGCAGCCACCGAGATCAAGATGACGGGTGACGCCCGCATCTACGCGAACTACTGGTCCAAGTACAACTACACCGGCTGGAACTACAACGGCAGCCAGACCTACGACTCCCTTACCATCTGGGAGCGTTTCCGCCTGCGCACCGACTTCATCGCCAACGAGAACCTGAAGTTCCGTTTGGGCATCCGCGTGAACGACACCACCTGGGGCGGCGGCACCTTCACCGTTGACAACCCGGCCGTCTCCATCCAGGTCTACCAGGCCTACATGCAGTTCAAGTGGCCCAACACCCAGGTTGAGTTCCACATTGGCCTTCAGAACTTCGACCTGCCCCTCTCCGCCGAGTGGCTGGGCTCCAACCCCGTGTTCGGCGGCACCCGCGCCGCTGCGGCCATCGTGTCCATCCCCGTGGTGGAACAGCTGAAGATCGTGGCCGGCTTCGCCCGCTTCCTGGATAGCAACAAGGACTTCGACCCCACCACCACCCAGGTGCCCGACGAGTTCGACGGCTACTTCATTACCCTGCCCATCACCCTGGACGGCTTCAGCGCCACCCCCTGGGGCATGATCGCCGTGGCTGGCCGCAACGCCAACTACGGTGGAACCTGGGTCGGCAACGGCGGCCCCAACACCAACGAGACCCTGGCCACCAACCTGTTCTCCGCCGGCACCTACGCCGCTCCCACCGGCTTCAAGAACGGCCAGAACGTGTTCTGGTGGGTTGGTTCCTCCTTTGCCGTCACCGCGCTTGATCCCTTCAAGTTCTACGCCGACATCGTGTACGGCGAGGGCAATGGCTCCGACCGCGGCAAGAACAAGCGCGCCGGTCTGTTCTTCGACGTGGCCGCCGAGTACACCGGCTTCGACAAGGTGACCCCGCAGCTGACCTTCTGGTACTCCACCGGTGAAGACAGCTCCACCCGCAACGGCTCCGAGCGCCTGCCCGGCGTCGTCAACTACTGGGGCCCCTCCAACTCCTTCCTGTTCAACACCAACCAGGAGCTGAACTTCGGCCAGATGCCGACCAACTCCATCGGCAGCTGGGGCTTCGTGTTCGCCCTGGACAAGATCAGCTTCATCCAGGATCTGTCCCATCGTCTGACCTTCACCTACGCCCGCGGCACCAACTCCCCCCGTGCCCTGCGTACCGCCAACCTGCTGACCGGCACTGGCACCTACGTCATGATGGGCCGCGACCTGACCACCAACGAGTACGCGATGGGCATCAACTTTGACCATCAGTACAACATCTACGAGAACCTGGCCCTCATCCTCGAGACCGGCTGGGCTCACGGTGACTTCGAAAGGTCCGTCTGGGGCCGCCGCATGGTGAACGCCTCCCAGAACGGCGACGCCTGGAAGTTCGCTCTCGGCCTGAAGTACCGCTTCTAA
- a CDS encoding MucR family transcriptional regulator has product MDDYLKEALEIVRAQAKVRVMTAPEIVTMVQNLVRGLKAVMQGTSMAPTSESNAAKAGDAKKAIREKTIICLETGKSMKVITKRHLAKLGLTPDEYRAKWGYAKDTPLVCKELQRARRNKMQDMRLWERRKKAS; this is encoded by the coding sequence ATGGACGACTATCTGAAGGAAGCCCTGGAGATTGTCAGGGCGCAAGCCAAAGTAAGGGTCATGACTGCACCTGAAATCGTGACCATGGTTCAGAACCTTGTGCGGGGCCTCAAGGCCGTCATGCAGGGAACAAGCATGGCTCCAACATCGGAAAGCAATGCCGCAAAGGCGGGTGACGCAAAGAAAGCCATCCGCGAGAAGACCATCATTTGCCTGGAAACCGGCAAGTCCATGAAGGTAATAACCAAACGCCACCTGGCAAAGCTTGGCCTTACCCCCGACGAATACCGCGCGAAATGGGGCTACGCCAAGGACACCCCGCTGGTATGCAAAGAATTGCAGCGGGCACGCCGAAACAAGATGCAGGACATGCGTCTCTGGGAGCGCAGGAAAAAGGCATCGTAA
- a CDS encoding EAL domain-containing protein, whose product MDLTKYTPATDIVHDGRTFPLRPLYELENGTLAAVELAFENSFSSETQKLAAIKKVLHNRRGILHPGAFLCVSLGGEELADPKFPSDISGICDKIGISPANLGLFFPDDSCLKLGLRALDQFLTLKRFGFRLGLDIVSLESLPALFVERLPADVLRLDPLDSLALDEDPQSQRDILDFVAFAANLLMTPAARGVSSHMQLSKLKSMGIRIGQGPLFSGQTAHTPS is encoded by the coding sequence ATGGACTTAACCAAATATACACCGGCGACAGATATCGTGCACGATGGCCGCACCTTCCCGTTGCGACCTCTTTACGAACTTGAAAACGGAACCCTGGCGGCCGTTGAACTCGCTTTTGAGAACAGCTTCTCATCCGAAACGCAAAAGCTCGCGGCCATCAAAAAGGTCCTTCACAACAGGCGTGGCATTCTTCACCCAGGAGCGTTCCTTTGTGTTTCTTTAGGAGGAGAAGAACTTGCCGACCCCAAGTTCCCTTCGGATATATCCGGAATTTGTGATAAAATTGGAATTTCTCCAGCCAATCTGGGTCTCTTTTTCCCGGACGATTCCTGCCTGAAACTCGGGTTGCGAGCCTTGGACCAGTTTCTCACCCTGAAGCGGTTTGGTTTTCGCCTCGGGCTCGACATCGTCAGCCTGGAATCCCTGCCTGCGCTGTTCGTCGAGCGGCTTCCTGCCGATGTATTGCGTCTTGACCCCCTTGACTCCTTAGCTCTGGACGAAGACCCGCAATCCCAGCGCGACATCCTCGATTTCGTTGCATTCGCAGCAAATCTTCTCATGACTCCTGCCGCGCGCGGAGTGAGCAGCCATATGCAGCTCAGCAAGCTCAAAAGCATGGGCATACGTATTGGGCAAGGCCCTCTTTTCTCCGGTCAAACCGCACACACCCCATCATAG
- a CDS encoding MiaB/RimO family radical SAM methylthiotransferase produces the protein MRFFIQTLGCKINQYESQSIREAWQARGWRETARQAEAEVVLVHTCAVTAGAVADSRGAVRRAGREASGARVLVAGCASQIDASAFADLPGVEAVILQPRKSDLLCWPKSPEGTNAQGWPGFSISRFNRARPILKIQDGCSHCCTYCIVPRARGPARSRPFRDIAEEASRLLEAGYRELILSGINLGQFRNDVGDFWDMLVRLESALAPTWEGKARLRLSSLDPGMLGPKALDVLSCAKMVCPHLHLSMQSASPEVLAAMGRSHYDPDAVLKFLGSLRNSWPIFALGADLLTGFPGESAEAFEATLDFCEEARLSYAHVFPFSRRPGTPAAKYENQLPKELKKERAARLRARTDDLERRFLEECSRLPGLVMAVEREHPGTGVSEYYVECRLEGPSPVRPGGLMAVRPVKTDRDSLVVVPSGM, from the coding sequence ATGAGGTTTTTTATTCAAACCCTCGGATGTAAAATCAACCAATACGAATCCCAATCCATACGAGAGGCATGGCAAGCCAGAGGGTGGCGGGAAACGGCCAGGCAGGCGGAGGCGGAGGTTGTGCTTGTGCATACCTGCGCCGTGACCGCGGGAGCCGTGGCCGACAGCCGCGGGGCGGTGCGCAGGGCGGGTCGGGAGGCGTCCGGGGCACGCGTTCTTGTGGCCGGATGCGCTTCACAAATCGATGCTTCCGCGTTCGCGGATCTTCCCGGAGTGGAAGCCGTTATTCTCCAGCCGCGCAAATCGGACCTCCTGTGCTGGCCGAAGTCCCCTGAGGGGACGAATGCCCAGGGGTGGCCGGGATTTTCGATATCGCGATTCAACAGGGCGCGCCCGATACTGAAGATTCAAGACGGCTGCTCCCACTGCTGCACCTACTGCATCGTTCCCCGCGCCAGGGGGCCAGCCCGTTCAAGGCCATTCAGGGATATCGCGGAGGAAGCTTCCAGGCTGCTTGAGGCCGGGTATCGCGAGTTGATTCTCTCTGGCATCAATCTCGGCCAGTTCCGCAATGATGTCGGAGATTTCTGGGACATGCTCGTCCGGTTGGAATCCGCTCTGGCGCCGACGTGGGAAGGGAAAGCCAGGCTCCGGCTTTCTTCGCTGGACCCGGGCATGCTGGGCCCCAAAGCTCTCGACGTGCTTTCTTGTGCGAAAATGGTTTGCCCGCATCTGCATCTTTCCATGCAGAGCGCGTCGCCGGAGGTGCTCGCGGCCATGGGGCGAAGCCATTACGATCCGGATGCGGTGCTGAAATTTCTGGGTTCGCTCAGGAATTCATGGCCCATCTTCGCCTTAGGGGCAGACCTCTTGACCGGCTTTCCGGGGGAGTCCGCGGAAGCGTTCGAGGCCACCCTGGATTTCTGTGAAGAAGCCCGGTTGAGTTACGCCCATGTATTCCCCTTCTCCCGCCGCCCTGGCACGCCCGCAGCAAAATATGAGAATCAGCTCCCAAAAGAGTTGAAGAAGGAGAGGGCAGCCAGGTTGCGCGCGCGCACGGATGATCTGGAACGGAGATTTCTTGAGGAGTGCTCCCGCCTTCCCGGGCTGGTCATGGCCGTTGAGCGGGAACACCCGGGAACCGGGGTGAGCGAGTATTATGTCGAATGCAGATTGGAAGGCCCGTCTCCAGTGCGACCGGGAGGGCTCATGGCGGTGCGGCCTGTGAAAACGGACAGGGATTCTCTCGTGGTCGTGCCTTCCGGAATGTGA